The Hermetia illucens chromosome 2, iHerIll2.2.curated.20191125, whole genome shotgun sequence genomic interval ATCAAGCCAAATGGCTGCGAGAAAGCCATTCCacgaaataattgaaaaaaaagaggaaggaaaCTGCTGCAGAGAATTTCTGTGTGGTAAATCGTTGACAGTTTCTACAAAATAACCccataaataatttattattttgtatttgtaGTACCACCGAAGGACGCATGCTTAGTTCCTACAAACGATACGACCTTATTGAAAAAAATAGGAGAAAAATGGCATTCAAATCAACCGTGTCTATCATATACCTGCTCATATGGCCCTGATGGATTACCACTAGTAATAGgcgagaaaaaagtgtgtgaaaCCACTTGTAATGAAGGTTTCGAATACATcgtagaagaaggaaaatgttgTGGAAATTGTATTCAAACAATGTGTAATTACAACCAAACATTTTATAAACCTGGTGACATATGGTATAGTGATGACAACTGCACTACATTTAAATGTGAAATCAGGGTAAACTATATAATATCGATGTCCAAAGAAAATATgacaatttggattttcttcaggAAACGAATTTCTTCATTGAAGTTTCGACAGAAACCTGCCCCGATGTTGCAACTTGCCCTGACAATCAGAAATATGAAGACGGATGCTGTATTCGATGCAAACTCCAACCCGATTCTCAGagtaatttaataaatttaaatctgATGAAGTTCACTGCATTGTTGTCTTTTTCAGAAAATTGCCTTCCAGTCTCAATGGTAGATACTGAAACCGTTGGGATTATCCAAATTTATGAAGGTAAACACGGTCTTTGCAAAAACAAAGATGTTATCTACGGATTTACCGAATGCCAGGGATCTTGTTCGTCTGGATCCAAATTTAATCCCGGTAATTACAATAAGATATTGTAGTCTATATGAATCGTAACACCTACATATTTCTAGCAACACATATCCAAGAAACTTTCTGCCATTGCTGTAAACCAGAGAAATATGATCTATTGCCTGTTACTTTAAAATGTAACGATGGATCTACGACAACGAAGCAGGTACAATTGTAGTTTCTAAAAATAGAATATGTTTGACAAAACTGATTTTTAGATACAAATTCCATCATCTTGTTCATGTTCTCCGTGCTCTGAAAATATTCCATTTTCTGAAGTTGATGCAGAATATGTTAAAATTGGAAAAGGCGTTGATGCGAAGAAAAAGTATTCGACAAAAAATAGAGGCGCAAAGAAAGGATAAATTATGAATTTTCCTTACTGCTGATTTTCACTTACATATATTACAGTCTACAGACAATCTACTgtcattttttaaataaatatttgcatAATTATATTCAGATATTTGATCTCAAATTCAATTTGAACTTAGTCGAGGGAATAAATATATACTGAATTCTTTAGCCTTCGTCCCTTTCGCAAgcgtggtcggctcgtcgtgatccgttgcgccattttgttctatcaaaggccttaTCTCAATGCAGTTAGTTTTTTTCAGCGTATTTCATATCATGAGTATTATCCTAAAATGTGCATCTCGATGATTCCACATAcaagaaacacaaaaccgtGTACAACAAACTGCAGTTTTTTGAAGGTATATATTTGCTAAAGGTTTGGAGGTGGAAATATCGCCAAATATACCTGAAAACAGTATCATACCTCACCATCAGTTTACTCCCCATAGAAATTCATCGTATTTTGGACGGTGCCCCCCAAAAATGCTTGAAGTTCGAATTGGGAGAGGTAATTAGCCATTCACAGTATAAAGATTAAAAGTTTGTAAAACCGAAAGAAGCCAAATTACCTTAACACTAAAACCTGAAACTTGACCAATCCCTGCTTTCACTAAATCAATGGTGTTAATCGACGGCTGACATAGTAAGAAGAATAGAAATTGCCACTAATCCTATAGCGAAAAGTGTACGTTTATTTTTTCACAAAAGACACAATTTTAATATAAAGTTTATAAAGTTTATTTATGGAGCCTATGTGGGGATCAGCAAgtatataaaatatttcatattCCTTTCACCAGTGTGCTCTCTTCTGAATTTTTGAGACGCTTTTGAGTGAAATTATACaatatatgtattatatgtatatttttgtatatgCCAGGTATGTTAGGCTGATGCTCGACTTATAGCAGAAACAAGGTGGGTACGTGCGCGCATGCGTGCAATGTTAAAGAGCTGTCAAATTAATTTCATTACACGGAATTGCATTGAGCAATGTACAACGAATCCGACTCGCAATTCTGCATGCAGAAAATTTGGGAAAATCGAATTTTGTGATACGACACGGATGACAGTTGACTAGTGCAAAAATTACCACTTGTcactaaaataataatttcctcaattttcaaaacgaattcatacAAATTGAATACATTCAAAAAGTAACTTCCGAAAATGTAAAGCGCTGGGGAATAGCAAGTGACGTAATTTGCCATCAGAACGAACCTTCCCGACCTGGAACGAACTTCGCCGACCTGATATCTTCATACGTACGAGTCGAGGCGACACTAGTAGACCACGTCGCTCCGAAAGAGCACTAATCCATCCGTTTCGAAATCAGCTATGCATAAGTCAAGCCTTTTGCAGGTGAGGTAGGAGCTTCGGCCCGAAGGTACACCCGCGCTGGTACAATTTTCATTGAGAACAAATACACTAGAACTGCGGAAGGCGGAAAAACTGGCTGCATTTGGGCGCAGTAGAAAAATATGCCGCTTGCCGCAGGGTCAAGCGAAGGAGCAATTAAAGGCAGAAACTACCGATGAGACACCGGATTGCGCACGGTTAAATGCAGGGAAATTCTCACAAATGCGGCGGCCTGCGCAGTGTGGCGACGCTAGCACCCTGCAGTGCTCCTTCGCAAAGAAGCTGAAACTGGACCAATGACTTTCTACATAAGCCGAGCGAAAGACCATTCGAGTGCCCTTCCTAacgccgaagaggaaaggcccTGGAGCAAATGTGCTTTTCATGCAGAAAACGAATGGACTCCCTGTCCCCTTTAAATTAAATCAGGAGACAATACACAAGGGTGCGCTATGTGCGACGGTCAAGGAGCTATTGGTCTTGACTGCCAAACGCAAAAGACCGAACTGGAAGAGTTTATCAAGCGGAAATGCCCAGAGGAAAGTAATTCCGGGATAGATATCACTTCTGCAAATTCTCCAGGCCAAAAAGCATTACCCAAGGAAACTTTCTAGCAGTGGAAAAATCAGAATGGTTTGGGTAGTATGTAGGCTACCAATTCGGGTATCCCCTACCAAGTGTTACAAGTGCTTAGATTTTGGGGCATGTCTACAAACCCAGCTGTGTACGAAGCTACATGCCGCAGATTCGGTCAGCTACGTCACAAACAGAAGATGTGCATCGAGAAGGAAAGCTACATTCTCTGCGGAGATCGTGACGCGTCTGGTAAAAACTTTGCATAATCCAAAAAAGGCTAAGGCACAGCTAGATCGTCAACTGAGTGGACTGCACGTGATGAAGTCCAAAGCGTAcaaagacgcaacagtcggcTGGTAAGACCATGGTATCAGTATTTTCGGAAGTGTATGATATAATATTCACCGACTATCTTAAGAACAGAAAAATCCTCAACAGCGACTATTATATAGTGTTATTGGAGCGtctgaaggatgaaatcatgaaaaaacggtccgatttgaagaaaaagaaagtgctgtttcaAGACAATGCATCGTGtccaaaatcaatgaaaacgatggcaaaacTGCATTCTCTAGATCTGGCCCTCAGTGACATTTTCTGAAATCTCAAGAGAATGCACGCTGGAAAGTaatttagcgccgatgaagaAGTAATCGCCAAAACTGAGGCTTATTTTGAGACTAAAGACAGATCGTACTGTAAAAATGATATCGAATAATTATATGGCCGCTGTAGTCGTTGTATCACCTTCGAAagcaactatattgaataatagaatccaattttgccaaaaaaatgttttctctaTGATAGCCTGCGAACTTTCAGCCCACCTGGTAAGCCCTGAAATATCCTGCGCCACGATACCTGCTGaaataaaaagttaataatattatatgattacattttaaaaatttactgcacACCCATTAAGATAGTTCTAGGTCCGGAAAATACAGTAATATAAGATTTAATATGAAGCAGcgttttttttgttaaagattGCGGGGTCCAAAGtatgcatccacttgatgtcggaccggaccaaatggggaacaGCTTACTCCCTCCTTTTTGGCCAACGGACCCCTTGTTTAGGGCTTGgcgcccaaactttaaaaatactaGACGAAGATGGCTTTACAAtttttaccagggcagaggaaaatTGTCAGACGCTGCCCTATCTCtgtcctgggaacagcgtgaccgaagagcctcgcagatgttaagtgctcctttacatAATTcaaagaacacaacatgactactaataatattgagcgtaaatccacccatactttggaccaaagcttggccaaatcTAAACTTATTCTGTTTTTATGtaaaaagttatccccttggtaaAAAATTCGGGGACTAACTTGGGATCGACAATCTGACTAAAATTATTTGCCAATACGCCTAGAATGCAGCTCTGCGGATGCCACTCAGGTGGGAATGAACCCGGAACAccaggtatatatatagttaaaaaagcccacggaccctcttcccgctcaaccagaccgaggggcgaccaacctaaagatgggctgaaggcaacatccaaaggccgttgtttgttgttgaaaaacaacacgaaaaaatccgcaactacggccccttggcagacgatatgaaacagacttggagactacaaaagatcgaagtaatcAAAGTGGTAATTTCAACGAccggattagtcccgcagaacttacaaaaaacgctgaaaacgctcgatcttagggcgggactatacatggagatgcaaaaagcggttatccttgcaacctgtgctatagtccgaagagtcttgtccggtaacaatctggcctaatgggtttcagtcttgatctgcactgtcttcgatataagatccatgtctctgtagtgtagaaccaccgcgtcattggctgaagtgtttgcaacAATcgggatgaaagtcctgggggtttaacgtgagtacctgccgtgaaggcataatcccacggtcctcttccgacacggattgattttgggaccacaatcagagccccaccatgcaagcacagcggtcctggtttatactgagtgcaggctcagcattcataccagtggatgcgaggcctatctaacacctctgccgcaactaaggagtacggcacccgagttgtacagcgtaactccacgctcgagctccgaggaactctgcccgcgatgtcggcataaccacaaccaccatgaaactcccactagggggccaaccccaAATAACccggccgagagcacatcctccaggaattctcctggagcatatgctttcagagggccatcccggttcccatggtaccaaataacctccggtgaggcttcgtggcagagccacttcagatgagtcccttgcagactcgggtctgatcgccctcctcgagtacgtggggacggaactccccaacggattaactggaatcagcccgaggtgGAGAACGgtaacggaacctttcaccagctaactaccgctctgcgtacaatacaacacaaaggacatcacaagacaacactaacaccaaacacacaaaACTGGTGGCTAGCCACCGcggccactaggccattcgcccatcagccgcaagcgaagcagcgtcgagaagttccctccttcgtcggaaggcagcacgcgcgaacgcattagcgcatttaagtgcgttcaatacgtgaacccccatgtcgtctagattgcggatgtcactgtaCGCTATACaaacacagagaacatgtagcCAGTCCTCCAAGTCagccccacataaaacacaaccctgactggaggcaaggttgcgcttgaagaggaattcattcaagctaccatgcccagtcaggaggaagcccatctcaagcccaaagtccacgacggaacttcctctggcagacacatgtcTGACATACTCatatgtgacccgacctttcccacattcatcccatctaagctgccacttagatgttacactctcgtctaaaacctttttgaccgcaagcggtcAAGCCCATCAACCTGGTTACAGCTAACtaaatctgtttgcagcaaaggtacacccctcctgatcctgtaggccgtggcacgccggactacctccagatcaagaggaggaacacccaacaagatctgcatggcgtcggtcgagaccgtacgacacactggaagacacgctaacaaagccactcgctgacaagcgtagagcagcttcCTTCCCCTCACCGTCAGCTTCAAATCACACAACATAGGGGAGCCATACGTAGAACATGCAAGGAAGAGCCACACATagatggatctagcagctcttctgcttagaccccactcacacctcatcactcgcctcaacatacacaccaatttagtcaaccgtagcctgagctcgcgcaggtgcgcgaccaaagacatgcgttccgcaatcgtgactcccaagtaggtcagggaaatagccctcccgaaaacaacaatcaaacaaacactggacatgagatacgatggcctgccagatggctttgcacatctcgcctGTCATCCCATCCCCGCCAGGTGACCTGAGAGCCAccatgctct includes:
- the LOC119648464 gene encoding hemocytin-like codes for the protein FVFVVPPKDACLVPTNDTTLLKKIGEKWHSNQPCLSYTCSYGPDGLPLVIGEKKVCETTCNEGFEYIVEEGKCCGNCIQTMCNYNQTFYKPGDIWYSDDNCTTFKCEIRETNFFIEVSTETCPDVATCPDNQKYEDGCCIRCKLQPDSQKNCLPVSMVDTETVGIIQIYEGKHGLCKNKDVIYGFTECQGSCSSGSKFNPATHIQETFCHCCKPEKYDLLPVTLKCNDGSTTTKQIQIPSSCSCSPCSENIPFSEVDAEYVKIGKGVDAKKKYSTKNRGAKKG